A genomic segment from Torulaspora globosa chromosome 3, complete sequence encodes:
- the SLO1 gene encoding Slo1p (ancestral locus Anc_8.253): protein MNDAVISSSSLEEVPADAKSAIYKEKQDEHLQAAIEAKSMVANEPTDEKLQSHANSNLLRETKLLRDTLDLLWHQTAEQRNLCQELERENEYLQEYIGNLMTSSNVLEK from the coding sequence ATGAATGACGCTGTGATATCTTCGAGTTCGCTAGAGGAAGTACCGGCCGATGCCAAAAGTGCCATCTATAAAGAAAAACAAGATGAACACTTGCAAGCCGCCATCGAAGCCAAGAGTATGGTAGCCAACGAACCAACTGATGAAAAGCTCCAATCTCATGCGAACAGCAACCTCTTAAGAGAAACAAAATTGTTGAGAGATACTTTGGATCTTTTATGGCATCAAACTGCAGAGCAAAGGAATCTATGCCAAGAATTAGAACGAGAGAATGAGTATTTACAGGAATACATCGGTAACTTGATGACGTCCAGTAATGTCCTAGAGAAATAA
- the ISC10 gene encoding Isc10p (ancestral locus Anc_8.252), whose amino-acid sequence MHALTSFKREENTLTKNRDAMEPIKLRNLNLVTKHQLGPFVKDGPAAKNLIDPLRKPEPAVIKSRRSHRLSIGYSSLGDLTDVKEEFNAPSPSLGHTLVLCRDKLSEGSRPIQLCDGAILDVSGERTFDVRGFDCQPFFHCYNYESRFEKDDCESIINKLVTDEMNNRQPVFQKELEFLEIKKMIRRTDYLMFYLLGIDRLGYFRLKQERDSFRNSLSEAYTSSLRYKDNESSESESRTGDEESNSSFHTDDAPDDRLSNPSV is encoded by the coding sequence ATGCATGCTTTAACCTCTTTCAAACGTGAGGAAAACACTCTGACGAAAAATCGCGATGCCATGGAACCAATTAAGCTTAGAAATTTGAATTTAGTAACAAAGCATCAACTAGGACCGTTTGTTAAAGACGGCCCGGCAGCTAAAAATTTGATTGATCCCTTGAGAAAACCGGAGCCTGCTGTCATCAAATCAAGACGTTCTCACCGTCTGTCGATAGGATATTCCAGTCTGGGAGACCTTACTGATGTCAAGGAAGAGTTCAACGCTCCTTCGCCATCGCTGGGACACACGTTGGTGTTGTGCCGCGATAAGCTTTCCGAGGGATCGAGACCAATACAGTTGTGCGATGGGGCCATATTGGACGTTTCTGGCGAACGAACCTTCGATGTTCGAGGGTTTGATTGTCAGCCTTTTTTCCACTGCTACAACTATGAAAGCCGctttgagaaagatgatTGTGAATCCATTATCAACAAGCTAGTAACTGACGAAATGAACAACAGACAACCGGTGTTCCAAAAAGAACTTGAATTTCTCGAGATAAAGAAAATGATAAGACGTACTGACTATCTCATGTTCTATCTTCTGGGTATCGATAGACTAGGTTATTTCAGACTTAAACAAGAGCGCGACTCTTTTCGAAACAGCCTTAGCGAGGCCTACACGAGTTCTCTGAGGTACAAGGACAACGAAAGCTCTGAGTCTGAGAGCAGAAcaggagatgaagaaagcaatTCCAGTTTTCACACAGACGATGCGCCGGACGACAGACTGTCGAATCCTTCAGTGTAG
- the TMS1 gene encoding Tms1p (ancestral locus Anc_8.250) codes for MGAVVSLPVTLGGSFIASGLGACCSNLCSGMMTKVGSSSLATRLFYAVWLLFNSLVSWISMSANKSILWPGSTCAATGECGFFTVHRLNFALGLLHLMLALLLIGVKSTKDARASLQNSWWSLKFLAYIGLIVFAFALPNSFFVFFSKWVSVPAGAVFIIVGLILLVDFAHEWAETCINHVEVEDENSAFWKKFLVIGTSAMYTACLAMTIVMIVIFCRGSCTMNQTATTITTLLTIIVTALSVHPKVQGANPRCGLAQSSMVSAYCTYLTMSAMSSEPDDKKCNPLVRSSGTRNASVVLGSLFTFVAIAYTTTRAAANSAFQGTNDNGAIYLGEDEEYPGLDGQSRNQLRYEAIKQAVEEGSLPESALHDSTWMGSPGITEVGVDRHTDDEITGTRYNYALFHAIFFIATQWIAILLTINVTQDDVGDFIPVGRTYFYSDVKIGSAWLCYGLYAWTIIAPLIMPDRFEYDNFY; via the coding sequence ATGGGAGCCGTCGTTTCGCTACCAGTCACTCTCGGTGGATCTTTCATTGCCTCTGGGCTAGGTGCTTGTTGCTCCAATCTCTGCTCTGGTATGATGACAAAAGTTGGCTCGTCATCTCTAGCAACTAGACTGTTTTATGCAGTGTGGTTGCTATTCAATTCGTTGGTATCATGGATATCCATGTCAGCTAACAAATCGATTTTGTGGCCTGGTTCGACATGTGCCGCTACAGGAGAATGTGGGTTCTTCACCGTTCACCGTCTCAATTTCGCTCTGGGATTATTGCATTTGATGTTGGCGTTACTATTAATCGGAGTTAAATCTACCAAGGATGCTCGTGCGAGTCTACAGAACTCCTGGTGGAGTTTGAAATTCCTGGCGTATATTGGATTGATTGTTTTTGCCTTCGCCTTGCCCAATagtttctttgttttcttctctaAATGGGTCTCCGTTCCTGCTGGTGCTGTGTTCATTATAGTTGGATTGATACTACTAGTGGACTTTGCTCACGAATGGGCAGAGACTTGCATAAATCATGTCGAGGTCGAGGACGAGAATTCGGccttctggaagaaattCCTCGTAATTGGAACAAGTGCTATGTATACTGCATGCTTGGCTATGACGATTGTCATGATTGTGATATTTTGCAGAGGCAGCTGTACTATGAATCAAACCGCAACAACTATAACAACCCTGTTGACTATCATAGTGACGGCCTTATCGGTGCACCCCAAAGTTCAAGGTGCCAACCCAAGATGTGGACTGGCCCAGAGCAGCATGGTTTCCGCTTATTGTACTTATTTGACGATGAGCGCGATGTCTTCCGAGCCTGACGACAAAAAGTGTAATCCGTTGGTCAGGTCCAGCGGCACAAGGAACGCAAGCGTGGTTCTCGGTTCTTTATTCACTTTTGTTGCCATTGCTTACACTACCACCAGAGCCGCCGCAAATAGTGCATTTCAAGGAACTAATGACAATGGCGCCATTTACCTAggtgaggatgaggaatATCCGGGACTTGATGGACAATCAAGAAACCAATTGCGCTATGAAGCGATAAAGCAGGCCGTGGAAGAAGGATCTCTTCCTGAAAGTGCTCTCCATGACTCGACATGGATGGGGTCACCAGGCATCACAGAGGTCGGAGTAGATAGGCATactgatgatgaaattaCGGGAACAAGATATAACTACGCTTTGTTCCACGCTATCTTTTTCATAGCCACTCAATGGATTGCGATCCTGCTGACAATTAATGTGACACAAGATGATGTAGGCGATTTCATACCGGTCGGAAGGACCTACTTTTACTCGGATGTCAAGATCGGAAGCGCTTGGCTTTGCTATGGACTCTATGCATGGACCATAATAGCTCCCCTGATCATGCCCGACCGGTTTGAATACGATAACTTTTACTGA
- the DMC1 gene encoding recombinase DMC1 (ancestral locus Anc_8.249), whose product MSATQIETESEAQINVITVDEMQNYGINASDLQKLKSSGIYTVNTVLSTTRRNMAKIKGLSEVKVEKIKEAAGKIVKVGFIPATIQQDIRQKVFALSTGSKQLDSILGGGIMTMSITEVFGEFRCGKTQMAHTLCITAQLPREMGGGEGKVAYIDTEGTFRPERIKQIAERYELDPEACLENISYARALNSEHQMELAEQLAEELSSGAYRLIVVDSIMANFRVDYCGRGELNERQQKLNQHLSKLNRLAEEFNIAVFMTNQVQSDPGASALFASADGRKPVGGHVLAHASATRILLRKGRGEERVAKLQDSPDMPERECVYVIGEKGITDSDQ is encoded by the exons ATGTCTGCTACTCAGATTGAGACTGAATCTGAAGCTCAAATCAACGTCATAACCGTTGATGAGATGCAAAACTATGGGATTAACGCCTCTGATTTacagaaactgaaaagTAGTGGTATTTATACAGTCAAT ACTGTTCTATCCACCACTAGAAGGAACATGGCTAAAATTAAAGGCCTGAGCGAAGTGAAAGtagagaagatcaaggagGCCGCTGGaaagatcgtcaaagtGGGATTTATACCGGCTACTATCCAGCAGGATATTAGACAAAAAGTGTTTGCCCTTTCAACTGGCTCTAAACAACTCGATTCGATTCTCGGCGGCGGGATAATGACAATGAGTATCACGGAAGTTTTTGGTGAGTTTCGTTGCGGTAAGACGCAGATGGCACACACTCTGTGTATAACCGCACAGTTGCCACGCGAAATGGGCGGTGGCGAAGGCAAAGTTGCCTACATTGATACCGAGGGAACGTTCCGTCCTGAAAGAATTAAACAGATCGCAGAAAGATACGAACTTGACCCTGAAGCGTGCTTGGAGAATATATCGTACGCGAGAGCCTTGAACAGTGAGCACCAAATGGAACTTGCCGAGCAGTTGGCCGAGGAGCTCAGTTCTGGTGCTTATCGCTTGATTGTAGTGGACTCCATCATGGCAAACTTCAGGGTTGATTACTGTGGACGGGGAGAACTGAATGAAAGGCAGCAGAAGCTCAACCAGCATCTTTCCAAATTGAATAGATTGGCGGAAGAGTTTAATATTGCTGTCTTCATGACAAACCAGGTGCAGTCCGACCCTGGTGCTTCTGCGCTGTTCGCCTCCGCAGATGGAAGGAAACCGGTCGGCGGTCACGTATTGGCTCACGCCTCGGCAACTAGAAttcttttgagaaaagGTCGCGGCGAGGAGAGAGTCGCCAAATTGCAGGACTCTCCAGATATGCCAGAGCGGGAATGTGTCTATGTGATTGGCGAAAAGGGTATCACCGATTCTGACCAGTAA
- the SPO71 gene encoding Spo71p (ancestral locus Anc_8.248): protein MTLSSALVAEIVHNDEEYVRRISPSTICNNDDLRIIGIPASSFTAYRLSYVSPIELSLSSKVVLLGGIPQYWVRERLKGFWRTAWKISRRGFRGNANRLFNYGYQDQNKRNQARRQRISDCDCNRKPQATWDDTQYRKNPGAGRKNKSTSASPLSLATGNSQRKRSNTLPVVRTRASLLRKSKAIQRKDGHNVLKGKTRATLPSLRTDDTIANHSKSLHSSGYSSDDSLAITIRSTDDSNSSPECYDDQPDHAGVQFSINAEESLLDDYNISQKSATNGKNGAPNVKSSIFDDSEANLKHENDYKLSSVELEARPSDSSAPERLLAITSTVETTPVSFISSPCFSTSTHQTNDGKGSKIHFTDQETQKVARAYTKDKRRHRHPIVRLKPSCNSGYAEPLRIMVPEPDQRKGSRDEHVYKKHFKAERLVMRQVGHAGGKAKTRMKKGISSFIRTDYFISSPFLRGLKCGKIILMEKMLVMVKCAVNKKDPVISFSQEESIDTRISERWKEYIVVARSTGKGDSSILLQFYRRRHIPVHVNRQKDLTYGTSLDFQLDKHCLVGIYSNLDKSIYIQKPVRKESNASHETSSDDDDEYSSLKIYILKCSTLISSGKWYNLLRGATQMRDKLTQISLKIPEADISMDMNLRDAVVKELIKSENEIDDFKLCVLRRGYRVLQRPLMRFLIVSIFEELKKADLSEVVQKWEFANIILGCSYKHYDMLQWCSNSSIRSFFETFSLFKSCVLEFRPYIPTPRQALSGDGCILVEPVPIEGFLIRLTNRIGKEGSRLRKLYFRPSYFFTNDNLLFFSSCFKACPPSPSKELDMSSLQKGDRFDSLPNVCEQDPYPLDLSSHISWLKGELTAKEFESNDLYAWKCFSRRVDQILKAEGVINLCEIEEIHQGASSDFTGSEIKFRALHFAKRSFWYGQAHDVRSTAASILYIVTQNRLVLKLMAPSPAVCQEWTLRLRSLVSYWKARKDCDIKNMWNLKIRNMQQLRITNEEESNINDSTPKWIIDSGSSDASLYNVNALCQLRPILYKGVLYQKPKKHSTFTKYLVVLVPGFLILYKPFKRTVTGFSREIIDYKHYLTLSVADCYLYSGATSKVDLLNRRDKIQELASQSKSLPRAYPDGWRSLEDESARCFTLWFGKKRAKLAASRKAGSEKGTQQKFEKPDSHKNFESNPKVFQMVTRLGVSGKSMVFMARSRQERNLWVLSISSEIERLNSMVSM from the coding sequence ATGACACTTTCATCTGCTCTGGTGGCAGAGATTGTGCAcaatgatgaagaataCGTTAGACGAATTAGCCCGAGTACGATTTGCAATAACGACGATCTAAGAATCATCGGCATCCCAGCTTCCTCATTCACCGCATATAGGCTGTCATATGTGTCACCGATCGAGCTTTCGCTTAGCTCAAAAGTTGTACTTTTGGGTGGCATTCCCCAGTATTGGGTGAGAGAGCGTTTAAAGGGCTTTTGGCGTACTGCTTGGAAAATCAGCAGAAGGGGATTTCGGGGAAACGCCAATAGGCTGTTCAATTACGGGTACCAAGATCAGAATAAAAGGAATCAGGCGCGCCGTCAGCGGATATCCGACTGCGACTGCAACAGGAAGCCCCAAGCTACCTGGGACGACACTCAGTATCGCAAAAATCCGGGGGCAGGGCGCAAGAATAAGAGCACGAGCGCTTCACCACTTAGCTTGGCAACAGGGAATTCccagaggaaaagatcgaaCACACTACCGGTTGTGCGGACACGGGCGTCGCTTTTGAGGAAAAGTAAAGCTATACAGCGTAAAGATGGCCATAATGTACTAAAAGGAAAAACAAGAGCCACTTTACCGAGTCTGAGAACGGATGATACTATAGCCAACCACTCCAAGTCACTTCACTCTAGCGGCTATTCTTCCGATGACTCGTTGGCAATCACAATCAGGAGTACCGACGATAGTAACAGCTCTCCTGAATGTTATGATGACCAGCCCGATCATGCGGGTGTGCAGTTCAGCATCAACGCCGAGGAGAGTCTGTTAGATGATTACAATATCTCGCAGAAGAGCGCTACTAATGGAAAGAACGGAGCACCCAACGTGAAATCTTCGATTTTTGATGATAGCGAAGCTAATTTGAAGCATGAAAATGATTATAAGCTTTCCTCTGTAGAATTGGAAGCGAGACcttcagattcttctgcaCCGGAACGGTTATTAGCAATCACATCAACTGTGGAAACAACACCTGTTTCATTCATTAGCTCACCATGCTTTTCGACCAGCACTCATCAAACAAATGATGGCAAAGGCTCTAAAATACATTTTACTGATCAAGAGACACAGAAAGTTGCTAGAGCCTATACAAAAGACAAAAGGCGCCATAGGCACCCAATTGTTCGATTGAAACCCAGCTGTAACTCAGGTTATGCAGAACCGTTACGGATTATGGTACCCGAACCGGACCAGCGTAAAGGTAGCCGTGATGAACATGTGTACaagaagcatttcaaaGCCGAAAGGTTAGTGATGAGACAAGTTGGCCACGCTGGAGGGAAGGCAAAGACCAGGATGAAAAAGGGAATTTCGAGCTTTATAAGAACCGACTATTTTATATCTAGTCCCTTCCTAAGAGGCCTTAAATGCGGAAAGATAATCTTAATGGAGAAAATGCTTGTGATGGTGAAATGCGCCgtgaacaagaaagatcctGTGATCTCTTTCTCACAAGAAGAATCGATTGATACGAGGATCTCAGAAAGATGGAAAGAATACATTGTTGTGGCTAGATCTACCGGTAAAGGAGACTCTTCTATCCTACTTCAGTTTTATCGGCGTCGACATATACCTGTGCATGTAAACAGACAGAAGGATTTAACATACGGTACATCATTAGATTTTCAGCTGGACAAGCATTGCCTGGTAGGAATTTACAGCAATTTGGATAAATCCATTTACATCCAAAAACCTGTCCGGAAAGAGAGCAATGCATCGCATGAGACATCTTCagacgacgacgacgaatacagctctttgaaaatttaTATTCTGAAATGCAGTACTCTTATTTCTTCCGGTAAATGGTACAACCTATTAAGAGGCGCTACTCAAATGAGGGATAAACTAACACAGATAAGTCTCAAAATACCTGAGGCTGATATTTCCATGGACATGAATTTAAGGGACGCTGTTGTCAAAGAATTGATAAAGTCCGAGAATGAGATCGATGACTTCAAACTTTGCGTTTTACGAAGAGGGTATAGGGTTCTACAGCGCCCACTGATGAGATTTCTCATAGTCAGCATTTtcgaagaactgaagaaagctgatTTATCAGAAGTCGTTCAAAAATGGGAATTTGCCAACATTATTCTGGGCTGCAGTTATAAGCACTACGATATGCTACAATGGTGCTCGAATAGTAGTATTAGGTCATTTTTTGAAACGTTTTCCCTTTTTAAGTCCTGCGTTTTGGAGTTTAGACCATACATACCAACTCCTAGACAGGCCCTGAGTGGAGATGGCTGCATTCTAGTCGAACCTGTTCCTATAGAAGGGTTTCTTATAAGGCTTACAAACAGGATTGGAAAAGAAGGTAGCAGGCTGCGAAAGCTATACTTTAGACCTTCTTACTTCTTCACTAATGACAATCTGCTATTCTTTTCGTCATGTTTCAAGGCATGTCCACCCTCGCCGTCGAAGGAATTGGATATGAGCTCACTGCAGAAGGGAGATAGATTCGATTCTCTGCCCAACGTTTGCGAACAAGATCCCTACCCGCTTGACTTGAGTAGTCACATATCGTGGCTGAAAGGAGAACTGACCGCCAAGGAATTTGAGTCTAATGATTTGTATGCTTGGAAGTGTTTCAGCAGGCGAGTGGATCAGATACTGAAAGCTGAGGGTGTGATAAACCTTTGTGAAATTGAGGAAATTCATCAAGGTGCCTCCAGCGATTTCACAGGGTCAGAAATCAAATTTCGAGCTCTTCATTTCGCGAAACGATCGTTTTGGTATGGTCAAGCACATGACGTTAGAAGCACAGCAGCTTCTATACTTTATATCGTGACACAGAATCGTCTGGTTCTAAAACTCATGGCACCCAGTCCCGCAGTATGTCAGGAATGGACCTTGAGATTAAGAAGCCTTGTGAGCTATTGGAAAGCTAGAAAAGATTGCGACATTAAAAATATGTGGAACCTGAAAATACGAAATATGCAACAGTTGAGAATAacaaatgaagaggaaTCGAATATTAATGATTCAACACCAAAATGGATCATAGATTCTGGATCGAGCGACGCATCGCTATACAATGTCAATGCACTATGTCAGTTGCGACCAATACTGTACAAAGGAGTTCTGTATcagaagccaaagaagcACTCCACTTTCACAAAATACTTAGTTGTTCTCGTTCCGGGATTTTTAATACTTTACAAACCCTTCAAAAGAACCGTTACTGGGTTTTCGAGAGAAATTATTGACTATAAGCACTACCTGACGCTGTCGGTGGCAGATTGTTATCTCTATTCTGGCGCGACATCTAAAGTGGATTTGTTGAATCGCAGAGACAAGATTCAGGAACTCGCATCGCAAAGCAAGTCATTGCCACGCGCGTATCCTGATGGTTGGAGGTCCCTAGAGGATGAGTCAGCGAGATGCTTCACCCTTTGGTTTGGTAAAAAAAGAGCCAAGTTGGCAGCGTCACGTAAAGCTGGATCAGAGAAAGGAACTCAGCAGAAATTCGAAAAACCTGACAGTCACAAAAATTTCGAAAGCAATCCCAAAGTCTTTCAAATGGTTACCAGGCTCGGAGTCAGCGGCAAATCTATGGTTTTTATGGCGCGATCCAGGCAGGAAAGAAACTTATGGGTATTATCCATATCTTCAGAGATTGAAAGGTTGAATTCAATGGTCTCTATGTAG
- the STE5 gene encoding Ste5p (ancestral locus Anc_8.247) — translation MGNLRREQKQAVRAYRLIRTTPYTAMQSSNDSIIFQLTNIGAAQRDSPVRTPKKLGAQLDGPLTPPPSSKGKRWAERFASFPRSSERRKKSVGSPSPEKGTTVAHSVAISPPMAPGRSKAGPISCEPDAQYPSRTDSLPRPTLELLNHKSRGKEHRGPSSPYTTESLRRLQRPRVLPFGYSDARASPKKSFLNCVCTVCDEPIFTRSHGERIIELECGHTTHHECLLVSLEASRDIKSGEILDAFPSCTKCQEECKKDVKCLPKNHDLKDKLISEFLINKNLGSAGGIRRRSSTQAHPGLASFLSSPAVTTAKHDVQQHLMPAMTWSTRSAFQVPLVEDGQMKRKPSRAIPQSHSISKGSSWTASSSIVSSANDLTSIISADVSVLESSQRGPLERSQLPILRAYFMEVLLANFEGSIINWEVDSVYGLLRLADKLLVSSDGTTYANCLCYLFEKALIVANISSENFDNLISTRLTDLKVFAPISGIKVEAVESSIFKCTIASDASYQELFLTETLNTDTSQIIQKWISGLLNHDFIFDESNFTSTLPIPPIIRQLKGRADRGSLIGMVGSSKIIELAGLDQLSDSVIVRRGLKLPPASAEVHTEIETMETVMTTISSILSLKREKPDDLVVVVQCNFEDPSFANSLPIIHNSIKALNIKFRDLKICVVNAKGYVVQHGLADKISFGPDSITSFQRNSVAKKFNPQWLREAFYPSGVLGNVGVAVVSATSMEEEKSCLLMDYKPFTCSGRRRPNELKVKVGYLNVDYSDSIDELVEVAAWANVLEALSYSFSLVFGDDEDEELSADDSSDYCTAFKKTDLSKSDSILNNSVTAILPTGPGEEGEGEDKCSVYDTERHSEPDFFQSKNVMLTSGVSEPAQRGSVSAKRSDKGWDPLLDDIESAIRELQRGRSASPGRHSGYSYSYI, via the coding sequence ATGGGGAACTTAAGAAGGGAACAGAAGCAAGCGGTAAGAGCTTATCGGTTGATCAGAACCACGCCATACACAGCGATGCAAAGCTCCAATGACAGTATCATCTTCCAGCTCACCAATATCGGGGCTGCTCAACGAGATTCGCCGGTACGGACTCCAAAGAAGCTAGGAGCGCAGTTGGACGGGCCGCTAACGCCTCCGCCGTCGTCGAAGGGCAAGAGATGGGCTGAAAGGTTTGCCAGCTTCCCTCGAAGCAGCGAAAGACGAAAGAAATCGGTCGGTTCGCCTTCGCCGGAGAAGGGCACAACGGTCGCGCATTCGGTCGCTATTTCTCCGCCGATGGCACCTGGCAGAAGCAAGGCAGGCCCGATCTCATGCGAGCCAGACGCCCAGTACCCGTCAAGGACCGACTCGCTGCCCAGACCGACGTTAGAGCTGCTTAACCATAAGTCACGTGGCAAAGAGCATCGGGGACCGTCTTCACCGTATACTACTGAGAGCTTAAGACGTCTGCAGCGCCCTCGGGTGCTGCCGTTTGGGTACTCGGATGCCCGCGCTTCGCCGAAGAAATCGTTTCTGAATTGTGTCTGTACGGTGTGTGATGAGCCGATCTTCACCAGAAGTCACGGCGAAAGGATTATCGAGTTGGAATGCGGACATACAACGCATCACGAGTGCCTGTTGGTTTCACTCGAGGCGTCCCGCGATATCAAGTCCGGGGAGATTCTCGATGCCTTTCCCAGCTGCACAAAATGCCAGGAGGAGTGCAAGAAAGACGTCAAATGTTTACCCAAGAACCatgatttgaaggataagCTGATATCCGAATTCCtgatcaacaagaaccTGGGCTCAGCAGGAGGCATACGGCGTAGATCATCCACTCAGGCTCATCCCGGATTAGCGAGCTTTTTGTCGTCGCCAGCGGTGACCACTGCGAAGCATGACGTGCAGCAGCATCTGATGCCTGCAATGACCTGGTCCACAAGATCAGCGTTCCAGGTTCCATTGGTGGAAGACGGGcagatgaaaaggaagccATCTCGTGCAATCCCACAATCACACTCGATTTCCAAGGGAAGCTCATGGACTGCTTCGTCTTCCATCGTATCATCGGCGAATGATCTGACTTCCATTATTTCAGCTGACGTATCGGTCCTTGAAAGCAGTCAGAGGGGCCCACTGGAAAGATCTCAACTCCCGATACTGAGGGCGTATTTCATGGAAGTTCTGTTGGCTAACTTTGAAGGCAGCATTATCAATTGGGAGGTGGATTCGGTGTATGGTCTACTACGATTGGCAGATAAATTACTTGTGTCAAGCGATGGTACAACCTACGCCAATTGTCTGTGCTACCTCTTCGAGAAAGCCTTGATCGTGGCAAACATCTCGAGTGAGAACTTTGACAACCTTATTAGTACAAGATTAACAGATCTTAAAGTCTTTGCTCCCATATCTGGAATAAAAGTTGAAGCAGTTGAGTCTTCAATATTCAAATGCACAATAGCTTCTGATGCCAGCTATCAGGAGTTGTTTTTAACTGAGACGCTTAACACTGACACAAGCCAAATAATCCAAAAATGGATTTCAGGTCTGCTGAACCACGACTTCATATTTGATGAGAGCAACTTCACTTCGACTTTACCGATTCCACCGATTATAAGACAGCTGAAGGGCAGAGCGGATCGCGGATCCCTCATCGGTATGGTAGGATCTTCGAAAATTATTGAGCTCGCAGGATTAGACCAGCTCTCGGATAGCGTTATTGTTAGAAGAGGCTTGAAACTTCCGCCCGCGAGCGCAGAGGTCCATACCGAGATAGAGACTATGGAGACTGTGATGACTACTATCAGTTCAATCCTATCATTGAAGCGCGAAAAACCAGACGACCTTGTCGTTGTGGTGCAATGTAATTTTGAGGATCCCAGCTTCGCTAATTCCCTCCCGATAATTCATAATAGTATCAAGGCGTTGAACATCAAGTTTCGtgatttgaagatctgtGTTGTGAATGCAAAGGGCTATGTTGTTCAACATGGGCTTGCAGATAAGATTTCTTTTGGCCCAGATAGCATCACTTCCTTCCAAAGAAACTCCGTTGCAAAGAAATTTAATCCCCAATGGTTAAGGGAGGCCTTTTATCCCAGTGGTGTGCTTGGAAATGTGGGAGTTGCAGTCGTTTCAGCCACCTCCATGGAGGAGGAAAAGTCCTGTCTGCTAATGGATTACAAGCCCTTTACCTGCTCTGGGAGGAGGAGGCCGAATGAGCTAAAGGTAAAAGTAGGCTATTTAAATGTGGATTACAGTGACAGCATTGACGAGCTTGTAGAGGTCGCTGCCTGGGCAAACGTCTTAGAGGCATTAAGCTACAGTTTTAGCCTGGTATTTggcgacgatgaagatgaagagctgagcGCGGACGATAGCAGCGATTATTGTACGGCTTTTAAGAAAACAGACTTGAGTAAATCGGACTCAATTCTAAACAATAGTGTCACAGCAATTCTTCCTACAGGACCCGGCGAAGAGGGAGAGGGTGAAGATAAGTGCTCAGTGTATGACACGGAAAGACACAGTGAACCTGACTTTTTTCAATCAAAAAATGTAATGCTGACTTCAGGAGTTTCCGAGCCAGCGCAACGAGGATCCGTTTCGGCGAAACGATCAGATAAAGGATGGGACCCTCTTCTCGATGACATTGAAAGTGCAATCCGCGAGCTGCAGAGAGGCAGGAGTGCCTCACCTGGACGACACTCTGGTTACTCTTATAGTTATATATGA